The following proteins are co-located in the Aquarana catesbeiana isolate 2022-GZ linkage group LG02, ASM4218655v1, whole genome shotgun sequence genome:
- the LOC141127774 gene encoding uncharacterized protein, whose product MRESRKPQRTDRDMSRPPTSPVYEDPVLISNITSNCSRLGEEVAVSVQFSGEESAVTWEVDGEPLPERYRLIDDNRTLIIPSVQRDDAERRFRVRITNPVSEEIREYRLEIRVPELNFQTLPVHPMAAGISIHIQMCCKKERKNVPLSIMEVGYGQPTNNQSSSIHGMPEDLPLNIMKVGYEQPIHNESTSTHVIPEDLPLSIMEVGYSQPIHNKSTSTHGIPEDLPQEYHGGWIFATHPQ is encoded by the exons ATGAGAGAATCCCGGAAACCGCAGAGGACCGACCGAGACATGAGCCGCCCGCCCACTTCTCCTGTGTATGAGG ATCCGGTTCTCATCTCCAACATCACCAGTAACTGTAGCCGGCTCGGTGAGGAGGTCGCGGTGAGCGTccagttctctggagaagagagcgctGTGACCTGGGAGGTGGACGGGGAGCCTCTCCCTGAAAGATACCGGCTGATAGATGACAATAGGACGCTGATTATCCCCAGTGTGCAGAGAGACGATGCCGAGAGGAGATTCCGGGTCAGGATCACAAACCCGGTCAGTGAGGAGATCCGGGAATACCGGCTGGAGATCAGAG TTCCTGAATTGAATTTCCAAACATTACCAGTACATCCCATGGCTGCTGGAATAAGTATCCACATTCAG atgtgttgcaaaaaggaaagaaaaaatgttCCTCTGAGTATAATGGAAGTTGGATATGGGCAACCCACCAACAACCAATCTTCATCCATCCATGGGATGCCTGAAGATCTTCCTCTGAATATCATGAAGGTTGGCTATGAGCAACCCATCCACAATGAATCCACATCCACCCATGTAATCCCTGAAGATCTTCCTCTGAGTATCATGGAGGTTGGCTATTCACAACCCATTCACAACAAATCCACATCAACCCATGGAATCCCTGAAGATCTTCCTCAAGAGTATCATGGAGGTTGGATATTTGCAACCCATCCACAATGA